A window from Akkermansia muciniphila encodes these proteins:
- a CDS encoding LamG-like jellyroll fold domain-containing protein, producing MKKKSLFGVLVAVALSALGNPGQGAGTVESFGVDFGNAASAAQPGWTNMGVVTVTPSSTLKSVPLRRNNLEASSSPVLAGTLFGRSVYLAVTAKSEASVGNMCYNNANSTWREKGETRGGQPGGVLQAESAFSFPNHGEALNTSLQLFTNGMAVRAGTVRVSLSGLQPGKEYSVSFFLGSGKPAYQSVYLVSGAHVDVKALQTSTGSRTEEMWKGGVNTADADTYMAVEWTAAADEAGTLVFDVVKEGNSAGTGALNLNALTVRTDDTPAPPAPEPKPVSVLHNRALTVLPSPVALPVPADAWTGTGEMTCELWVRPDGDAASGAILSLGASTLSLNAGRLHLESGNAEAPASVEASGQPFAAGTWHHVAVALGTENVSLYVDGTLAGTAPAAPYLASMKNGWTGLVLAAQFKGARDELRFWNAELGTGADDFFLTGPLPMAHPRYGRLVGLWRLDGDFRDAKWTEFADKTGSSFTRPYQAVTPSGTEFSIVTDNNTFRYMLMTAYVRDSHLRYHWLSRSHIINNNDLIYIGVTGLTADGTITHWRPDNDVKEKNGVTFLPREGTRTSIYRFTGPNASMRVGGGLLGGDPAAFTIEADMLLSAERENFILFGNDNVSLTISWAADHYRARIQVGTSKAWEADLPDILLNEYFWIAFVRNNDTGTFYLNNTAVETVAAAAGNDLDSQTANAVVGSNLVGNIDEMRIWVEARAAGKLGKAVQHAWADRQIVAYWGDSDVEDYDTASWVSDLRYLRELTAEVEGINIRLCVSGGSDWKKMLGNEAARNKFATQIAEMLNEYGDLLDGVDLDFEWLYQGDSLWNGYGALAEAIRQKIGSGPVFTITLHTVAYWFPKDKIQFVDFFPFQNYGPSSSAGTYNTMVSACNLFRSWGYPDSKIQLSGPFYGVTGASGATDAMLYRDLKGEEELNDPALDQLTLNSNGKKYYYNGVDTTRKKNKYISDQKLAGFMYWDLGGDISDSRNESNYFDQRSLLRAANRYVSSTSFPVTASPFGLSRVGASVPAAGGPVDVEVQMEEEALGWVVAESPEWISVSASSGMGRTTVILTASENKSAAGRSGTVVFRASDKQECAVTVTQAGADLAGYDKWVQDTFPPDATADRTAADASPAGDGVTNLMKYATGLDPLKPCGSVTKVSVEEGADGNRHLVLRWPVNPQAAEVKHEVEVSPDLVSWISLGEVETAGKTSAEFRDAEPVQESGMKRRFLRLKVTRE from the coding sequence ATGAAAAAGAAATCTCTCTTCGGCGTCCTTGTGGCGGTGGCTCTCTCCGCTCTGGGGAATCCGGGGCAGGGTGCGGGAACGGTGGAATCCTTCGGCGTGGACTTCGGCAATGCGGCTTCTGCGGCACAGCCGGGCTGGACGAATATGGGGGTGGTGACCGTCACGCCGTCTTCCACGCTGAAAAGCGTGCCCCTGCGGAGGAATAACCTGGAAGCCTCTTCCTCCCCCGTGCTGGCCGGAACGCTGTTTGGCCGCTCCGTTTATCTGGCGGTAACGGCCAAGTCGGAAGCGAGCGTGGGAAACATGTGCTATAACAACGCCAATTCAACGTGGCGGGAAAAGGGGGAAACCCGCGGAGGGCAACCGGGCGGCGTGCTGCAGGCGGAAAGCGCCTTCTCCTTTCCGAATCATGGGGAAGCCCTGAATACGAGTTTGCAGCTATTTACCAACGGCATGGCGGTCCGGGCCGGCACGGTGCGCGTTTCCCTCTCCGGACTGCAGCCCGGCAAGGAATATTCCGTTTCTTTTTTCCTGGGCAGCGGCAAGCCCGCGTACCAGTCCGTTTACCTGGTATCCGGCGCTCATGTGGACGTAAAGGCGCTTCAGACCTCCACCGGTTCCCGCACGGAAGAGATGTGGAAAGGGGGCGTCAACACGGCGGACGCGGATACCTACATGGCGGTGGAATGGACCGCGGCAGCGGATGAAGCCGGGACGCTCGTTTTTGACGTGGTGAAGGAAGGCAACTCCGCCGGAACCGGAGCCCTGAATCTGAATGCGCTGACTGTCCGCACGGATGATACCCCGGCCCCTCCCGCTCCGGAGCCGAAGCCCGTCAGCGTGCTCCACAACAGGGCGCTGACCGTTCTTCCCTCCCCGGTGGCGCTTCCCGTTCCTGCGGATGCCTGGACCGGAACGGGGGAAATGACTTGTGAACTTTGGGTCAGGCCGGATGGGGACGCCGCCTCCGGCGCTATTCTTTCCCTGGGGGCTTCCACGCTCTCCCTGAACGCAGGCCGTCTGCATCTGGAATCCGGGAATGCGGAAGCTCCCGCCTCCGTGGAGGCTTCCGGCCAGCCCTTCGCCGCCGGAACCTGGCACCATGTGGCCGTGGCCCTGGGAACGGAAAACGTCAGCCTGTATGTGGACGGAACATTGGCGGGAACCGCTCCTGCCGCGCCTTACCTGGCCTCCATGAAAAACGGCTGGACAGGCCTGGTGCTGGCTGCGCAGTTCAAGGGCGCCCGGGACGAACTGCGGTTCTGGAATGCGGAGCTGGGGACCGGGGCGGACGACTTTTTCCTGACGGGGCCGCTGCCCATGGCCCACCCCAGGTATGGCCGCCTGGTGGGGCTGTGGCGGCTGGACGGAGACTTCCGGGACGCCAAGTGGACGGAATTCGCGGATAAAACGGGCAGCTCCTTCACCCGCCCGTACCAGGCGGTGACGCCGTCCGGCACGGAATTCTCCATCGTCACGGACAACAATACCTTCCGGTACATGCTCATGACAGCTTATGTACGGGATAGCCACCTGCGCTACCACTGGCTTTCCCGCTCCCATATCATTAACAACAATGACCTCATCTACATCGGCGTAACAGGCCTCACCGCAGATGGAACCATCACTCACTGGCGGCCGGATAATGACGTAAAGGAAAAAAACGGCGTTACGTTTCTCCCCCGGGAAGGAACCCGGACCAGCATCTACCGCTTTACCGGACCGAATGCCTCCATGCGTGTAGGGGGCGGCCTGCTGGGCGGCGATCCTGCCGCCTTCACCATTGAGGCTGACATGCTCCTTTCCGCCGAACGGGAAAATTTCATTCTGTTTGGCAACGACAACGTCTCTCTGACAATCTCTTGGGCGGCTGACCATTACCGCGCGCGCATCCAGGTGGGAACCTCCAAGGCCTGGGAAGCCGACTTGCCCGACATACTCCTCAACGAATATTTCTGGATCGCCTTTGTGCGCAATAACGATACGGGAACCTTCTATCTGAACAACACGGCCGTAGAAACCGTGGCCGCCGCCGCCGGAAATGATCTGGACAGCCAGACGGCCAATGCAGTCGTTGGAAGCAATCTGGTCGGCAACATTGACGAGATGCGCATCTGGGTGGAAGCCCGTGCCGCCGGAAAACTGGGAAAGGCCGTCCAGCACGCCTGGGCGGACCGCCAGATTGTCGCCTACTGGGGAGACAGTGACGTAGAAGACTATGACACCGCTTCCTGGGTGAGCGACCTGCGCTATCTGCGCGAACTCACGGCAGAAGTGGAAGGAATAAACATCCGTCTCTGTGTTTCAGGCGGTTCCGATTGGAAAAAGATGTTGGGCAATGAAGCGGCCAGAAACAAATTCGCCACACAAATTGCAGAAATGCTGAACGAATACGGCGATTTGCTGGATGGCGTGGACCTGGACTTTGAATGGCTTTACCAGGGGGATTCCCTGTGGAACGGCTATGGGGCGCTGGCTGAAGCCATCAGGCAGAAAATCGGCTCCGGGCCTGTTTTTACCATCACGCTGCACACGGTGGCCTACTGGTTCCCCAAGGACAAGATTCAATTTGTGGATTTCTTCCCGTTCCAGAATTATGGGCCCAGCAGCAGCGCTGGCACCTATAACACCATGGTTTCCGCCTGTAATTTATTTAGATCCTGGGGGTATCCGGATTCCAAAATCCAGCTCAGCGGTCCTTTTTACGGAGTAACTGGTGCCTCCGGCGCCACAGATGCCATGCTGTACCGTGACCTGAAGGGAGAGGAGGAACTTAACGATCCCGCACTGGACCAGCTCACCCTGAACAGCAATGGTAAAAAATACTATTACAATGGAGTAGACACGACGCGGAAGAAAAACAAATACATCAGTGATCAAAAACTGGCTGGCTTCATGTACTGGGATTTGGGTGGCGACATCTCCGACTCCCGGAATGAAAGCAACTACTTTGACCAGCGTTCCCTGCTGCGCGCCGCCAACCGCTACGTGTCTTCCACGTCGTTCCCCGTTACGGCTTCCCCGTTCGGCTTGTCCCGGGTGGGGGCATCCGTTCCCGCCGCCGGAGGGCCGGTGGATGTGGAAGTGCAGATGGAAGAGGAAGCCCTGGGCTGGGTGGTGGCGGAATCCCCGGAATGGATTTCCGTTTCCGCCTCTTCCGGCATGGGCCGGACCACGGTCATCCTGACGGCGTCGGAAAACAAATCCGCCGCCGGACGGTCCGGAACGGTGGTATTCCGCGCTTCCGACAAGCAGGAATGCGCCGTCACCGTGACGCAGGCCGGGGCAGACCTGGCGGGCTATGACAAGTGGGTGCAGGACACCTTCCCGCCGGACGCCACGGCGGACCGGACGGCGGCGGATGCCTCCCCCGCCGGGGACGGCGTCACCAACCTGATGAAATACGCCACGGGCCTGGACCCGCTGAAACCCTGCGGAAGCGTGACGAAAGTATCCGTGGAAGAAGGCGCAGACGGGAACAGGCATCTGGTGCTGCGGTGGCCCGTAAATCCGCAGGCGGCGGAGGTAAAGCATGAAGTGGAAGTCTCCCCGGACCTGGTCAGCTGGATATCCCTGGGGGAAGTGGAGACCGCCGGAAAAACATCTGCGGAATTCCGGGACGCGGAACCCGTGCAGGAGAGTGGAATGAAACGCCGCTTCCTGCGCTTGAAGGTGACGCGGGAATAG